A DNA window from Gordonia sp. SID5947 contains the following coding sequences:
- a CDS encoding sigma-70 family RNA polymerase sigma factor, with protein MAGSSGPDDDLQPAHGYSASCVCEEDDPGSCGWCLANPGDALTLSTAELADGEATPDQQDEISEREERLLRLAADRETFERLLAGGFAGRDWDRYAEALAGYGMAVMNAWLFTGYIFALTAAKNRRVQPTDEDRDALRTTPTLREEISDAVVVQALILFRTKALAGSGWNPEGGASITTYFMGACVLSFANEFNRHQRAENRWRSINRMDALPDDAGFMWSTSTSDPAGIAAENDFVTRLMDSLSTREKEMLKLHLEGYDFAEIAEITGDKSARKVEGVLYRMRKKLKGNNQQPEAEEVTRDE; from the coding sequence GTGGCTGGGAGTTCGGGTCCAGACGATGATCTACAACCCGCACATGGGTATAGCGCCAGCTGTGTTTGCGAAGAAGACGACCCTGGCTCCTGTGGGTGGTGTCTTGCTAACCCCGGCGATGCGCTCACGCTCTCGACCGCCGAGCTCGCGGATGGTGAAGCTACGCCGGACCAGCAGGACGAGATCTCGGAGCGAGAAGAGCGACTCCTACGACTTGCCGCGGACCGAGAGACCTTCGAACGTCTCCTCGCCGGAGGTTTCGCGGGCCGAGATTGGGACCGCTACGCCGAAGCATTGGCCGGCTACGGCATGGCGGTCATGAACGCCTGGCTATTCACTGGATACATTTTTGCGTTGACCGCAGCTAAGAATCGGCGCGTGCAACCGACCGACGAGGACCGCGACGCGCTACGCACGACACCCACGTTGCGCGAGGAGATCTCCGACGCAGTTGTGGTGCAAGCACTCATCCTGTTCCGGACGAAAGCGCTTGCTGGCAGTGGCTGGAACCCAGAAGGTGGCGCCTCGATCACCACGTACTTCATGGGCGCCTGTGTGCTGAGTTTCGCCAACGAGTTCAATCGCCACCAGCGCGCCGAGAACCGGTGGAGGAGCATCAATCGGATGGACGCCCTTCCAGACGACGCGGGCTTCATGTGGTCAACAAGCACCAGCGATCCAGCCGGGATAGCAGCGGAGAACGACTTTGTTACGCGGTTGATGGACAGCCTGTCGACCCGCGAAAAGGAAATGTTGAAACTCCACCTCGAAGGCTATGACTTCGCTGAGATCGCCGAGATCACAGGTGATAAATCCGCGAGAAAGGTGGAGGGCGTGCTCTACCGGATGCGCAAGAAACTCAAGGGCAACAATCAACAGCCAGAGGCGGAGGAGGTGACCCGCGATGAGTGA
- the shbA gene encoding RNA polymerase sigma factor ShbA encodes MRLAGVELDEAVRAAGQGDRVALTSVLESVKGPILRYCRGRIGVGERHLFSADHIAQEVLLAVLTALPRYQDQGRPFMAFVYGIAAHKVADAKRIAGRVRVETVVAVPEAVSATDGPDRMTSNSDTDRMLALLRTLPDKQRDVLLLRLVDGLSLEETADAVGATPGQVRAAQHRALATLKEELKKAPEQLSTVRERREL; translated from the coding sequence GTGAGGCTGGCGGGTGTTGAGCTGGACGAGGCGGTTCGCGCTGCAGGGCAGGGCGATCGTGTCGCGCTCACGTCAGTTCTCGAGAGTGTGAAGGGTCCGATCTTGCGCTATTGCCGAGGGCGAATTGGAGTCGGAGAGCGGCATTTGTTCTCCGCCGACCATATCGCGCAGGAGGTGTTGCTGGCGGTGTTGACAGCATTGCCCCGGTATCAGGACCAGGGCAGGCCGTTCATGGCCTTCGTATACGGGATCGCCGCCCACAAGGTCGCTGACGCCAAGCGCATCGCCGGCCGGGTCAGGGTCGAGACCGTAGTCGCGGTTCCCGAGGCGGTGTCGGCCACCGACGGACCCGACCGGATGACTTCCAACTCCGACACCGACCGCATGCTGGCGCTCCTCCGGACATTGCCGGACAAACAGCGGGATGTGCTGTTGCTGCGGCTGGTTGACGGTTTGTCGCTGGAAGAGACGGCCGACGCGGTTGGCGCTACCCCGGGTCAGGTCCGTGCCGCACAGCACCGCGCGTTGGCGACGCTCAAAGAGGAACTCAAAAAGGCGCCGGAGCAATTGTCGACAGTGCGTGAGCGCCGCGAACTGTGA